TAGTAAAAAATAAGCCATTCGCCAACCTTATCATACAAAAAGAAATGATCCTGACAAATAGGATCATTCCATTTTATCATATGCCTCAATGATACGCTGCACTAACGGGTGTCTTACAACGTCCGTTTGTTCCAGAGTAACAAACGAAAGACCAGATACACCTGATAAAACATTCGCAGCAATAGATAACCCTGATTTTACACCTTTTGGTAAGTCAACCTGTGAAGGATCTCCAGTAACAACCATTTTAGAGCTAAAACCTAAACGTGTTAAAAACATTTTTATTTGGGCACCAGTTGTATTTTGCGCTTCATCTAGTATTACAAAGGAATCATCAAGAGTACGTCCCCTCATATAAGCAAGGGGTGCGATTTCAATCGTTCCTCTTTCCATCATACGTTGTGTATATTCTTGCCCAAGAATATCATGTAACGCATCATATAGAGGACGTAAATAAGGGTCTACCTTCTCTTTTAAATCTCCTGGTAAAAATCCTAGACTTTCTCCCGCTTCTACAGCCGGTCTTGTTAAAATAATTTTCTTTACATAGCCTTGTTTTAATGCTCTGACAGCCATTACTACAGCTAAATATGTTTTACCTGTACCAGCAGGACCTATCCCAAACACAATATCATTCTTTTTCATTGCATGAACATATCGTCTTTGCCCCATCGTTTTCACACGAATCGATTTACCTTTTGCTGTTTTAAAGATTTCCTCTTCATATAATTCTTCAAATTGAGCGATTTTCCCTTGATAACCAAGTTGAATCGCATATGCAACATCTCGTTCAGAAATTGATACACCTTTACGAATAACAACAAGTAATTGCTGTAAGATTTTTTCTACAAGTGCTACAGCTTCATCCGTTCCAGATACACGAACAGCTTCTCCCCTAGTTACAATTGATACACCAAGTTCTCTTTCAATTACTTTTAAATGAGCATCATTTACTCCAAAAAGAGCAATTGCTTCGTTGTGATTTTCCAATTGTTGGTTCATTTCTACTAATTGTTCTGCCATTACTCAGTCTCCTTGAATATCGGATTCAGATATTGGTTGTGGTTCTGCGACATTTTCAATCACTGTATAATGCAATGTGACTTTTAGGTGATCCACCTCAACCTCTTTATGCAAAATCTTATCACTTACAATCATAGCATGTTCATCTAATTTTTTCTTTAGTTCTTTTTCAGCCATTTCTTTTGCAACTTTCATTGCTTGTTTTTCTGTATATTCACGGTTCGCCTCTTCTTCTTCACGGACGATTTCTTTTTCATAAGAAATTGGCAATGTAAATCCAAACAATTTCACATCATGTTTCACGCTTTCAGTACGAGAGCGCTTATACTTATCATGTTGAAATCCCCATATTTTTATTTTGACACTCCCAAATCGTAGAAAATGTTCATTATATGAATTTCCAGTATATACTTGAAATTGCGTCTTTAGCGGAACGTTCACCTCAGATTTATACCATGTTTCTCCATATACAATTCCTTTAGCAGAAACAACTGTTGGATTCTCCTCATTACCAAACATCCCCGATACAAGTAGCTGCCCTTTTTCTACGTAATCATTTTTCATAACAACTGGTTTTCCAATCTCCACAAATGTTTTCTTTATAATTGCCTCTTTTTTCGCTACCAAGTTTTGAGGTTGTTGTTCTTTCTCTTTCTTTGGCTCATTTTTTTCAACAATTTTAAAGTGATATGTTGTCCCTCTTATTTCTAATCCCGCCCAAGTTATCGCATTAATATTATCTGTTAAATGACGCTGAATATCCTCTACGTTAGGCATTTGAAACTGCAATTTCCCTTTCTTAATACCCATTTTGTCCAATTCTTTCATCAATATATATTTAGTTTCCGGTTTCGCTCCTGTAATTTCAATTTTCCACACCATATTCGATAGCGCAATCATCCCGAAAAAAAATATAAGAAAACCAATTAAAAATCCGCTATTTCTAAGTAAACGTTTATTCCAAAATGGAAAACCGTATCGTCCAATAAAATATAATTTACACTCATTTTTTCGATAAATTGGTTTTAGTTTTTTCACATCTCGTAGCAACATACAAAAAACCAACGTTTCATCAGCAACCTTCTTCACATCCCAAACAAATAAATTTCTACGTACACATTCATTAACAAAACGCTCTGCGCCCCTACCTTCAATTCGAACCTTTACATATCCAAGCCACCTTGTAAACCACTGGTTCTTCATCGCTTATCTCCACTACCTTTCCAAAAAGCAGATATCATGTCCACTTTCTTCCACTTTAATGATCAATATAGCTCGTACGAAATTAATTAAGAAGAAAAACTTCACAAATGGAAGTTTGACTTTATTTCTCCTTCTTTTCATCTTCTAAAAATGTTACTTGCTCAATAATCCCTTCAAGTAAAAGCTCTTCTGGCAGAATGGTTTTAATGACAAACGATTGACCTTTAATTAATAATTGGCCATGTTTTAGTAACAATCTCACTTCTTTATCTGAAAATACTAATAAACCTCGATGATTTTCTATATAGATATGTACTTGCCCAACAAGCGTAATCCGAGGTAGATCCATTAATACGTCCACTGGTAGGTCTATTTGCTTCGTTAGCCAATTTTTCATTTGTTCTAACTTCTTCATCCCCAAGACCCCCTCTCATCCCATATGTATGAAAAAAGAGCTTGTAATATCACGTCCAAACAAAAAAAGCATAAAAAAACGTCTCATAAGAATGAGACGTTTTTTTATGCTAATAGCTGAGTAACCAGCTTATTCACTAGCGATCCGTCTGTTTTGCCTTTTACTTTCGGCATAACAGCACTCATCACTTTACCCATATCTGCTTTAGAAGTAGCACCAACTTCAGAAATAACTTGCTTAATTACATTCGCTAATTCTTCTTCTGTTAATTGCTCCGGCAAATATGCGCTTAAAATCTGAATTTCACTTTGCAGTTTATCAACAAGGTCTTCACGACCAGCTTTTTTAAATTCAAGGAGGGAGTCCTTATACTGTTTTACTTCACGAGCTAAAACTGTTAATTCCTCTTCTTCAGTAAGAGTATGTTGCAGTTTAATACCTTCATTTTGTAAAGCAGCCTTAACCATACGAATGACGGTTAATTTTTCTTTTTGTTTATTCTTCATCGCTTGTTTCATATCATCGTTTAAACGACCGAGAAGACTCATAACTTACACCCTCTCTTAGAATTTACGCTTTCTTGCCGCTTCAGATTTCTTCTTACGTTTTACACTTGGTTTTTCATAAAACTCGCGCTTTCTTGCTTCAGCAAGTGTACCAGTTTTAGAAACCGATCTTTTAAAACGGCGAAGTGCATCCTCCAAAGACTCGTTTTTACGAACGACTGTTTTTGACATTCTCTTTCCCTCCCTCCGAAACATCACACTTACATACTAACTTCAGCATGCAAAAAGAAACACTTCTTCAGCATGTCTTTTACGATTATAATACATTTTGTCACTTCAGGTCAACTATTTGACAGAATAAAAGAAGAATAGATGCTCTTCCTTTTTCAAAATTTATGTAGATCATACATAATAACCAGTATTAATTAAATTAATACGACGGAAAGTATTAAAAAATACTTTCCGTACAAAAATTATCAAATGCAGCTAATAAGACAACCGTTTGCATCCACTTTTCGATTAATAGTCAGTTGTTGCTGTCTTTCCACTAACTAGTGCAACACCAGAACTCGTACCGATACGTGTCGCTCCCGCTTCTACCATCGCATCCATATCCGCTTCACTACGAACGCCACCTGACGCTTTCACACCAATCTTTGGTCCAACAGTTTTTCTCATTAGCGCTACATCTCCTACCGTCGCCCCACCTGTAGAGAAGCCAGTTGACGTTTTCACAAAATCTACACCAGCTTTTACGGACAATTCACATGCACGAATTTTTTCTTCTTCTGTTAATAGACATGTTTCAATAATAATTTTCACAAGCGCTTTTCCTTTTGCTGCTTCTACAACTGCGCGAACATCACGCTCGACAAGTTCATCATTCTTATCTTTTAATGCGCCGATGTTAATTACCATATCAACTTCCGTTGCACCTTTAGCAATTGCATCTTTCGTTTCAAAGGCTTTCGTTTCTGGTGTGCTTGCTCCAAGTGGAAAACCAATTACTGTACAAACCTTTACAGCTGTACCCTTTAATAATTCCGTCGCTGTTTCAACCCAAGTTGGATTTACACATACAGAAGCGAAGTCATGAGCTTTTGCCTCTTCACATAATGTAACAATTGCCGTTTTTTTTGTATCTGGTTTTAATAATGTATGATCAATTAATTTCGCATAGTTCATTTTTCATATACCCCTTTCTTCACTACGGATTGTCTGACAACCATAACGGTTAGCCTTATAGCATGAAATATTACAACTTCATGTCTTAACTTCTCCACCAAAGAAAAAAGCATGCAAATCCTTTTCGTTTGCATGCTTTATCATTACGCACTTGCCGATTCTTTTTTTACATCCTCTTCAAGAACACGAACAAACTGTGCTTCGTTATATGGATAACCAGCTTTCGTAATCTTTACTTTTACTAGCTTACCAATTAATTCTTCCGATCCTTCAAATACAACTTTTAAGTAGTTATCTGTATAACCTACATATAACCCTTCACGGTCGCCCTCTTTAAATGTCTCTTCCGGAATAATTTCGAGTACTTCACCTTCAAATTGAGAAGCATACTCTTTCGCCAATTGGTTTGATAATTCAATTAGACGGTGAACACGATCGTTCTTCACATCTTCAGGCACTTGATCTTCCATACGCGCTGCAGGCGTACCTGTACGTTTTGAATAAGGGAAAACGTGTAATTCAGAGAAACGATTCTCTTTAATGAAATTGTACGTTTCCATAAATTCTTCTTCTGTTTCTCCTGGGAATCCAACAATTACGTCTGAAGTGATTGCAAGTCCTGGTAACGCCTCTTTTAGACGATCTAAACGCTCTTGGAAAAATTCCATCGTATATTTACGACGCATACGTTTTAATACCGTATTAGATCCAGATTGCAGCGGAATGTGCAAATGACGCACAACTACTTCAGATTTATCTAATACTTCAATCACTTCATCTGAAATTTGGCTTGCTTCAATTGAAGAAATACGAAGACGTTTTAAACCACTTACTTCAGCTTCCATATCACGAAGTAATCCAGCTAAATTATAATCTTTTATATCTTCACCGTATCCACCTGTATGAATACCAGTTAATACGATTTCTTTATAGCCTGCATTTACTAATTGCTGCGCTTGGTTAATAACTTCTTTTCCATCACGAGAACGCATTAAACCACGCGCCCAAGGGATGATACAGAATGTACAGAAGTTATTGCAACCCTCTTGTATTTTTAATGACGCACGTGTACGATCCGTGAAGTACGGTACATCAAGTTCTTCATATACACGTGTTTTCATAATGTTGCGGACAGCGTTAATTGGTTGACGCTCTTTACGGAACTCTTCGATATATCCAAGCATCTTCTCACGGTCTTGCGTACCAACAACGATATCTACACCTGGAATTGCCATAATTTCTGCTGGAGATGTTTGTGCATAACACCCAGTTACACAAATAACCGCATCTGGATTTTGGCGGACAGCACGTCTAATTACTTGACGGCTTTTTTTATCTCCAGTATTCGTTACTGTACATGTATTAATAACATATACATCAGCTTTCTTTTCATATTCAATTCTTTCATATCCACCTTGTTTAAACAATTGCCAAATCGCTTCTGTTTCGTAGTGGTTTACTTTACAACCTAACGTATGGAACGCAACAGTTGTCATTGATCCATCACCCCATCAATTCAAAATGATATGAAGCGGCGCTTAACGCATAAAGCGGAGCCGTTTCTGTTCTTAAAATTCTTGGTCCTAAACTACATGGTACAAATTTGTGTTCATGAAGCGCAGTCATTTCCTCTTCCGCTAATCCACCTTCTGGGCCAAATACAATTAATAGCTTTTGACCTGGTTTGATCGTCGTTAAAGCTTTCGCAAAATTAGATTTCTCACCTTGTTTTGCTTCCTCTTCATACGCAACAAGACAAATATCATACTCGCTGCTCATTGCAAGCAATTGCTTAAATGACGCAGGAGCATGTACGTCTGGAATTTCACTTCTATGCGATTGTTCCGCAGCTTCTTTCACAATCTTTTTCAAACGCTCAACTTTTTTATCTGCTTTTTTCGCATCCCATTTTACGATAGAACGAGATGCTTGAAATGGTAGAAATGCAGCCGCCCCAAGCTCGGTTCCTTTTTGAAAAATTAACTCTAACTTGTCTCCTTTTGGCAGTCCACTTGCAATCGTCACGAACACAGGAAGTTCACTTGACGTCTCTACCCATTCTACAATAGTGGTATCCACAAATTCACTGGTAATTTCAGCAATTGAACATTTCGCTGTTTTGCCATCCACACAGCAATAAATGTGATCACCAGCTGACATACGCATCACTCTTGCAATATGATGTACATCATCACCTACAATACGAATACTTGGGTCATTTACATGTTTCTCTTCTACAAAATAACGTTGCATCTTATCACCTTAGTAGAGTTTCGTTCCTTTCGTAAGTCCTCACTTACGAAAAGAACGAAACGTTATCATTTTCATATAACAGACGGCAAGTCCCTCACCTTATATAGTGAGAGACTCCTCCGTTCATTATAAACTAAAATCTATATTACGCATTTCGTGCAATAATTGCTACCCAATCTTCCATTCGGAGCACTTCTTCAATGGTAAATCCAGCTTTTTCTAACGCTTCAGAAATCACTTTTTCTTTCGCTGCAATAATACCAGACGTAATAAATAGTCCGCCCTGTTTTACAACTCTTGCTGCATCTTCAGGGAATAGAAGGATAATTTCTGCTAGTAAATTTGCTACAATCAAATCTACTGGACCCTCAATACCTTCTAATAAACTATTTTGTCCGACAGATACGACGTCATCCGTTTTATTTAAACGCACGTTCATCTCTGCACTTTCAACTGCAACTGGATCTAAATCATACGCTTGAACAGTTGCTGCACCTAATTTTGCCGCTGCAATACTAAGTACTCCAGAACCTGTTCCTACATCAATTACTGCATCGCCTGGCTGAACTGTTTTTTCTAATGCACGAATGCACATCGTCGTTGTTGGATGTGTCCCCGTACCAAACGCCATACCTGGATCTAATTCAATAATCTTTTCATTTGGAGAAGAAGGTGTATATTCTTCCCAAGTCGGCACGATTGTGAATGTATCAGAAATTTGAACTGGATGATAATATTTTTTCCAAGCAGTAGCCCAGTCTTCCTCATCGACTTCATTAATTGTAATATTTCCTGTACCAATTTCAATGTCGTAAGATGGAAGTACATCAATAGATGATTTTACACTCGCAACAGTTTCATGTAAAGAATCCGTTTGCGGGAAATATGCTTTTACTAACACACCATCAGCTGGATATTCAGCCGGATTCAGTGCATAAATTTCACCATATTGTTGTTCACGTTCTTTCGTTAACTCCGCTGGGTCCTCAATCGCAACCCCACTAGCACCTGCTTCGTGCAAAATATGAGAGACAGCCTCTACCGCTTCTTCTGTTGTATGAATACTAATTTCTGACCATTTCACAATTTACCAACTCCATTTTTTATTTCCATTATTCCCCTTTGAAAGCTCGTTTAAGCTTCCCAAATAAGCTATCATCTTGATCTTCTTGCCCCGCAAATTCACGTAATAATTCTTTTTGATGTGAAGTTAATTTTGTAGGTACAACAACACGAACTACTACGTATTGGTCACCTTGACCATATCCACGCACGTTTGGAGCTCCTTTTCCTTTCAAGCGGAATTCTGTTCCAGTTTGTGTTCCTGCTGGAATTTTAAGCTTCACTTTTCCGTGAACTGTAGGAACTTCCACTTCGGCACCAAGTGCAACTTGCGCAAATGTTAATGGCATCTCACAAATGATATGGTCCCCGTCACGCTCGAAGAATTCATGGTTTCTCACATGAACAACAACATATAAATCACCTG
The DNA window shown above is from Bacillus clarus and carries:
- a CDS encoding 16S rRNA (uracil(1498)-N(3))-methyltransferase, with the translated sequence MQRYFVEEKHVNDPSIRIVGDDVHHIARVMRMSAGDHIYCCVDGKTAKCSIAEITSEFVDTTIVEWVETSSELPVFVTIASGLPKGDKLELIFQKGTELGAAAFLPFQASRSIVKWDAKKADKKVERLKKIVKEAAEQSHRSEIPDVHAPASFKQLLAMSSEYDICLVAYEEEAKQGEKSNFAKALTTIKPGQKLLIVFGPEGGLAEEEMTALHEHKFVPCSLGPRILRTETAPLYALSAASYHFELMG
- the rpsU gene encoding 30S ribosomal protein S21, with product MSKTVVRKNESLEDALRRFKRSVSKTGTLAEARKREFYEKPSVKRKKKSEAARKRKF
- the deoC gene encoding deoxyribose-phosphate aldolase, giving the protein MNYAKLIDHTLLKPDTKKTAIVTLCEEAKAHDFASVCVNPTWVETATELLKGTAVKVCTVIGFPLGASTPETKAFETKDAIAKGATEVDMVINIGALKDKNDELVERDVRAVVEAAKGKALVKIIIETCLLTEEEKIRACELSVKAGVDFVKTSTGFSTGGATVGDVALMRKTVGPKIGVKASGGVRSEADMDAMVEAGATRIGTSSGVALVSGKTATTDY
- the mtaB gene encoding tRNA (N(6)-L-threonylcarbamoyladenosine(37)-C(2))-methylthiotransferase MtaB; the protein is MTTVAFHTLGCKVNHYETEAIWQLFKQGGYERIEYEKKADVYVINTCTVTNTGDKKSRQVIRRAVRQNPDAVICVTGCYAQTSPAEIMAIPGVDIVVGTQDREKMLGYIEEFRKERQPINAVRNIMKTRVYEELDVPYFTDRTRASLKIQEGCNNFCTFCIIPWARGLMRSRDGKEVINQAQQLVNAGYKEIVLTGIHTGGYGEDIKDYNLAGLLRDMEAEVSGLKRLRISSIEASQISDEVIEVLDKSEVVVRHLHIPLQSGSNTVLKRMRRKYTMEFFQERLDRLKEALPGLAITSDVIVGFPGETEEEFMETYNFIKENRFSELHVFPYSKRTGTPAARMEDQVPEDVKNDRVHRLIELSNQLAKEYASQFEGEVLEIIPEETFKEGDREGLYVGYTDNYLKVVFEGSEELIGKLVKVKITKAGYPYNEAQFVRVLEEDVKKESASA
- the yqfD gene encoding sporulation protein YqfD, giving the protein MKNQWFTRWLGYVKVRIEGRGAERFVNECVRRNLFVWDVKKVADETLVFCMLLRDVKKLKPIYRKNECKLYFIGRYGFPFWNKRLLRNSGFLIGFLIFFFGMIALSNMVWKIEITGAKPETKYILMKELDKMGIKKGKLQFQMPNVEDIQRHLTDNINAITWAGLEIRGTTYHFKIVEKNEPKKEKEQQPQNLVAKKEAIIKKTFVEIGKPVVMKNDYVEKGQLLVSGMFGNEENPTVVSAKGIVYGETWYKSEVNVPLKTQFQVYTGNSYNEHFLRFGSVKIKIWGFQHDKYKRSRTESVKHDVKLFGFTLPISYEKEIVREEEEANREYTEKQAMKVAKEMAEKELKKKLDEHAMIVSDKILHKEVEVDHLKVTLHYTVIENVAEPQPISESDIQGD
- a CDS encoding PhoH family protein is translated as MAEQLVEMNQQLENHNEAIALFGVNDAHLKVIERELGVSIVTRGEAVRVSGTDEAVALVEKILQQLLVVIRKGVSISERDVAYAIQLGYQGKIAQFEELYEEEIFKTAKGKSIRVKTMGQRRYVHAMKKNDIVFGIGPAGTGKTYLAVVMAVRALKQGYVKKIILTRPAVEAGESLGFLPGDLKEKVDPYLRPLYDALHDILGQEYTQRMMERGTIEIAPLAYMRGRTLDDSFVILDEAQNTTGAQIKMFLTRLGFSSKMVVTGDPSQVDLPKGVKSGLSIAANVLSGVSGLSFVTLEQTDVVRHPLVQRIIEAYDKME
- the prmA gene encoding 50S ribosomal protein L11 methyltransferase, coding for MKWSEISIHTTEEAVEAVSHILHEAGASGVAIEDPAELTKEREQQYGEIYALNPAEYPADGVLVKAYFPQTDSLHETVASVKSSIDVLPSYDIEIGTGNITINEVDEEDWATAWKKYYHPVQISDTFTIVPTWEEYTPSSPNEKIIELDPGMAFGTGTHPTTTMCIRALEKTVQPGDAVIDVGTGSGVLSIAAAKLGAATVQAYDLDPVAVESAEMNVRLNKTDDVVSVGQNSLLEGIEGPVDLIVANLLAEIILLFPEDAARVVKQGGLFITSGIIAAKEKVISEALEKAGFTIEEVLRMEDWVAIIARNA
- a CDS encoding GatB/YqeY domain-containing protein — protein: MSLLGRLNDDMKQAMKNKQKEKLTVIRMVKAALQNEGIKLQHTLTEEEELTVLAREVKQYKDSLLEFKKAGREDLVDKLQSEIQILSAYLPEQLTEEELANVIKQVISEVGATSKADMGKVMSAVMPKVKGKTDGSLVNKLVTQLLA
- the yqfC gene encoding sporulation protein YqfC → MKKLEQMKNWLTKQIDLPVDVLMDLPRITLVGQVHIYIENHRGLLVFSDKEVRLLLKHGQLLIKGQSFVIKTILPEELLLEGIIEQVTFLEDEKKEK